ACGCCCATCGGCGGCTGGACTCGGGCCACGGGCGCGGCAAGATCGTCCTCGAGGTCGCGGCGAGGTAGGTCCGCCTGCAGAGGGCCGACGAGGCGCAAAGTTCGTGGGGAGCGCAAGGCCGCGTCCCGGACGACGGAGGATGGGTGAGCGAAGTCGATATCGTGATCGTGCCGCCGACGAGGGATCTCGGCGATGGCTTCCAGGTCCGGCGGGCGCTGCCGTCGATCGAGCGGCGGATGGTGGGACCGTTCGTCTTCTTCGATCAGATGGGGCCGACGCTCCTCGAGGTGGGGAAGGGGCTCGACGTCCGGCCGCATCCGCACATCGGTCTGGCGACGGTGACCTACCTCTTCGACGGCGAGATCCTCCACCGCGACAGCCTCGGATCGGTGCAGCCGATTCGCCCCGGCGAGCTCAACTGGATGACGGCCGGGAGCGGGATCGTGCACTCGGAGCGGACGCCGCCGGAGCTGAGGCCCGTGGAGGCGCCGCTCTTCGGAATCCAGGCGTGGGTCGCGCTGCCGCAGGAGCACGAGGAGGCGGATGCCTCCTTCGCGCATCACGGCGGGGCCGAGCTCCCCGTCGTCGAAGGCGACGGCGTTCGGGCCCGCGTGATCGCGGGTGAGCTATTCGGCGCGCGGTCGCCGGCGCGCCTCCTGTCCGAGATGTTCTACGTGGACGCACAGGTCGACGCCGGGGCCGAGGTCGCCGTCCCGGCGGGCTTCGAGGAGCGCGCGGTCTACGTTGCGAACGGCACGGTGGAGATCCCCGCGGACGGGACGCGCTACGAGAGCGGGAGGCTCTTGGTGCTCAAGCCGGGCCAGACCGTGGCGGTGAAGGCGGCGTCCGACGCCCGCCTCATGCTGCTGGGCGGGCCGCCGATGGACGGCTCCCGCCACGTTTGGTGGAACTTCGTCTCCAGCTCCCGCGAGCGGATCGAGCGCGCGAAGGCCGACTGGCAGGCCGGCCGCATCGGCCAGGTCCCCGGCGAGACGGAG
The Vulgatibacter incomptus DNA segment above includes these coding regions:
- a CDS encoding pirin family protein, giving the protein MSEVDIVIVPPTRDLGDGFQVRRALPSIERRMVGPFVFFDQMGPTLLEVGKGLDVRPHPHIGLATVTYLFDGEILHRDSLGSVQPIRPGELNWMTAGSGIVHSERTPPELRPVEAPLFGIQAWVALPQEHEEADASFAHHGGAELPVVEGDGVRARVIAGELFGARSPARLLSEMFYVDAQVDAGAEVAVPAGFEERAVYVANGTVEIPADGTRYESGRLLVLKPGQTVAVKAASDARLMLLGGPPMDGSRHVWWNFVSSSRERIERAKADWQAGRIGQVPGETEWIPLPGTGPAVVRYP